A stretch of DNA from Micromonospora sp. NBC_01813:
ACTGGGTCGACCCGCTGCTGATTCCGGACACGGGCGGGGGTGACTCCGCGCCGGAGCCGACCCCGACCCCGTCCCCGGGTGATCCGGAGAGTTCGCCGAGCCCGTCGCCGAGCGGTTCGCCGTCGCCGGGATCGTCCCCGGAGCCGAGCCCGAGTGGCTCGCCGTCACCGACCCCGGATCCGGAGCCGAGCCCGAGCGAGCCCCCGGCACCGCCGGTGAACATCTTCGGCCCGGACGACGTGCCGGCCGCCGTGAACTGGGCGGACACCGAGGCTGTCGAGGTGGGCGTACGGTTCCGGGCTGATGTGGCCGGTAACGTCACCGGGGTCCGGTTCTACAAGGGGCCGGCGAACACCGGCACCCATCGTGGTTCGCTGTGGTCGGCGGAGGGCGTGCGGTTGGCGACCGCGGTGTTCACCGACGAGACCGAGTCCGGCTGGCAGACCGTGACGTTCGACCAGCCGGTGCCGATTCTGGCGAACACCACCTATGTGGCCTCCTACCACACATCGGTCGGCCAGTACGCGGTCACCGCGAACCAGTTCGCGGAGGCAGAACTCGACCGGTCGCCGCTGCACGTGCTGGTCGGTGGCGGTGCCTACCATTACGACCCGTACGGCTGGGTGTACCCCGGCCACTCGGTCAACCACAATTACTGGGTGGATGTCGTGTTCACGCCTAACTCTTGAGGTCAGTCACGGCGAAGCCGTTGAATCATCGGCAGGGCGGCTTCGCCGTGACTGAAAGGGACATTTGTGCGCATCCTCACTTGCCTGCACACGATGGAGATCGGCGGCAGCCAGATCAACGCCATCGAGATCGCGGCCACCGTCGCCGCGCTCGGGCACGAGGTGATCATTTACGGGCCGGACGGCGAACTGCGCGCCATGGTCGAGCAGTGGGGGCTGGAGTTCGTCGAGGCCCCGCCGAAAGGTGAGGCGCCGTCGCCGCGAAACGTGGCGTCGATCGCCGACGTGGTGCGCCGACGTGCCATCGATCTGGTCCACGCCTACGAATGGGCGCCGACCCTGGAGGCCGCCTACGGCGCGTACCTGCGGCAAGGGGTCCCGCTGGTGGTCACCGTGCTGTCGATGGAAGTGCCTGCCTGGGTGCCCCGGCACCTGCCGCTGATCGTCGGGACCGAGCAGCTCGCGACCGAGCAACGGCCACACCGGGCCGAGGTGCACGTGATCGAACCGCCGATCGACACCTCGGCGAATGCCCCGGTGACCGACCCGGCACCGGCCCGGCGCAGCCTCGGGCTGGCCGACGACGAGATCGCCATCGTCTCGGTCTCCCGCCTGGTGCCGGAACTGAAGCTGGAGGGTCTGCTCGCCGCGACGCGGGCGATGGCCCAGCTCGACCCGGCGCTACGGATGCGGCTGCTGATCGTCGGCGACGGCGAGTCACGGGCCGAGATCCAGCAGACCGCCGACAAGACCAACGCCGGTCTCGGGTTCGACGCCGTCCGACTCACCGGTGCCATGCTCGACCCACGCGACGCGTACGCCGCCGCCGACATCGTGATCGGCATGGGCTCGTCCGCGCTGCGCGCGATGGCCTTCGGCAAGCCGGTCGTGGTCCAGGGCGAGCAGGGATTCTGGCTGCCGCTCACCCCACAGACGTTGCCGGTCTTTCTCGACCAGGGCTTTTACGGCCTGGGCGACGGCAGCGACGGGACCGACCGGGTGGCCGCCGCGCTCAGCGAGTTGGGTGCCGCCGAGCCGCGGCACCGCGCGGAGCTCGGCGAGTTCGGCCGCCGTACGGTGGTCGACCGGTTCAGTCTGGCGGCGGCCGGCCGCCGCCAGGCCGACATCTACCACCAGGCGATGGATCGGCGGCTGAACCTGCCGCGCCGCGCGGGCGCCCTCGCCCACCCCACCGCGCACCTGCTCAACTTCAAGGCGCACCTGGCCCGGCAGCGCTTCACCGCTGGTCGGACCCCAGCCGGGACCGGCAATGACAGCTGACCCCACGGCCCCGGCTCCGCTCGGTGGCCGGGTGAAGCGTGCCCTGGCGTGGAGCACGCTGAACAGCATCGCCCTGCGGTTCGGCAGCCTCGGGGTGGGCATCCTGCTCGCCCGGCTGCTCGCGCCGGAGGAGTTCGGCGTGTTCGCGGTCGCGCTGACCGTCCAGACGATCGTCATCTCCCTGGCCGACCTGGGGATGAGCGCCGACATCATCCGGCACGGGGTGCAGGGCCGGGCCGGCACGGTGACGACGATCTCATCGGTGGCGGGGGTGCTACTGGCGAGCGGGATGTTCCTGGCCGCCTGGCCGGTAGCCGCCGCGATGGGTAGTCCGCAGGCCACCCCGGTCGTCCAGGTGATGTCGCTGACGCTGGTGCTCAGCGGGCTGTCCGTGGTGCCGTACGCGGTGATGCAGCGGGAGTTCCGCCAGCGGGCCCAGTTGGGCCTGGACGGGGCCAGCCTGGTGCTCAGCACGGTGGTGACGGTCGGCCTGGTGCTGCTCGGGATGGGCGCGATGGCGTTGGCCATCTCCCGGGTGCTGGCCCAGTCGATGGTGACCGTGCTGCAGTTCCTGCTCACCCGGTCGCGTCCCACGTTCGGATTCGACCCGGCGGTGGCCCGTAGCCTGCTCCGGTTCGGTGTGCCGCTGGCCGGTGCGAACGTGTTGTCCTGGGTGGTGATGAACGTCGGCCACCTGACGGTCGGCGCCACCGCCGGAGCGGTGATGCTCGGCCTCTACACGTTGGCGTTCAACATCTCGACCTGGCCGATGAGTGCGCTCGGGGTCGCGATCCGGGCGGTGGCGCTGCCGGCGTTCGCCACCGTCACCGATCCCCGCCGCAAGGCCGCCGGGTTCGTTTCGGCGGCCGCGTTGACCTGGAGCCTCGCCCTGCTCGTCGGGGTGCTGCTGTCCGGGCTGGCCAGCGTCGTCGTGCCGCTGCTGTACGGGCAGCGTTGGTCGATGGCTGCCGACGCCCTGGCCGGGTTGGCCTTCTTCGGTGCCTTCCGGGTGCTGTTCGACCTGGTGGCCACCTTCCTCATCGCGGTGGGCGCGAGCCGGGCGTTGTTCGTTGCCCAGGTGGTCTGGCTGGCCGCGCTCTTCCCAGCGGTCATTCTCGGGGTGCGTTGGTACGGGCTGGCCGGTGCCGGCGTCGGGCACGCGCTGGTCTGTGCCTTGATCATCCTGCCGATGTACGCGATCGCGTTGCGGCGCCACGGCGTACGGCTGCGGTCGTTGACCGGCGCGTTGGTCCTGCCGTTGGTCGTCGCGGCGCCGGCGGTGGTGCTCGGGTTGTTCGTGGTCCGGTCGCTGCCGGGTGCCCTGTGGCAGTTGCTGGGCGGTGGCGCGGTGATGACCGTGGCGTTCGTCGGTCCGCTGCTGCCCTGGCTGCGACGCCGCCTGCGAGAGCTGAAGGACGCCGGCCAGACCGCCGATGAGCCGGTTGCACCGGCCGGTGCGCCGGCTCCGACGGGCGCGGCACCGACCACCGTTTCCGAGCCGGCCGGCTCAGCTGATCCGGCCGGACCGCCGACTCCACTCGTCACTGCGACCAGAGCCTGAAAGAGGTAGACGTCCCGATGCAATCCCGTCGTCCGTTGCTGCCCAGGACCCGAGTACCGGCACCGGCACCGGCCGGCGTCGCGGCCCGTACGCCGCGTGTCTCGGTGATCACCCCGGCCTACAACTACGGTCACTTCCTGCCCGAGACCGTCGGTAGCGCTCTGGGCCAGCAGGGTGTCGAGGTGGAGCTGATCGTCGTCGACGACCGGTCCACCGATGACACGCCGCAGGTGCTGGCCGAGCTTGGGCGCGACGAGCCCCGGTTGGTGGTCGTGCGCAACGAGACCAACCACGGACCGTGTGACGCCTTCAACGACGGACTGGCGTTGGCGACGGGCGAGTTCATCGTCCGACTCGACGCCGACGACCTGCTGACCCCGGGTTCGCTGGCCCGCTCGGTGCAGCTGTTCGACCGGTTTCCGGAGGTCGGTCTGGTCTACGGCCATCCGGTGCACTTCCACGGTGCGGTGCCGACCGACTTCCGCCCCGACGTCAGCGCCTGGACGATCTGGTCCGGCGAGGACTGGATCGCCGAGCGGTGCCGGCTCGGCGTCAACTGCATCACCACCCCGGAGGCCGTGGTACGGGCGAGCATCTACCAGGAGATCGGGACGTGGGACAACCGGATGCGGCTGGCCTGTGACCTCGGTGCCTGGTTGCGGGTCGCGGCGGTCGCCGACGTCGGCCGGGTCGACGGGGCGGATCAGGCCTGGCACCGGGAGCACCAGTCGAGCATCAGCATCACCGACGGTGGTCGGCGGGTCGATCTGACCGAACGCCGGATCGCCTTCGACGCGTTGTTCGAAGGGCCCGGCGGCAAGCTGTCCCGAGCGGCCGAACTGCACGACTCGGCCCGGCGGGCGCTGGCCACCGAGGCGCTCGAGTCGGCCTGTCACGCGTACGACCGCGGGCTCACCGGCCACGAGCCGGTCGACTGGTACGTGGAGTTCGCGCAGGAGACCTACCCCCGGGCCCGGCAGTTGCCGCAGTGGCGTGGGCTACTGCGGCGGCAACGGGTCGGGGCCCGGCTTGCCCCGTTGGTGCCCGGGTTCGCGGCGAGCGTCGTGCGCCGCCGGCTCCGCAACGACGCCCGTCACCGGACCTGGACCCGGCACGGCGTCTGACGGTCAGCCGGCGGCGAGTAGCGGCGGGTAGAAGGCGGCGAGGTCGTCGCGCAGCCCGGCGACCGTGTATCGCCGCCGGATCGCCTCCGACGCGACGCCCGCCCGCTTGGCCAGCGCCGCCGGCTCGGTCAGCCAGGTCGTGCAGGCGTCCTCGACGGCTCGGGCGTAGCCGAGCAGGTCGCCGTCGGGGACCGGTGAACAGTGCGTCGGGTCGAAGAACTCCCGCCCGGCGAGGCCGGGATAGCCGACGACGTACGCGCCGGCGGCCATCGCCTCGGCCGGCGGCATGCCGAAACCCTCCCGGTCGCTGAAGCTGAGGAAGATGGCGCAGCCGCGCATGATCTCGGCGGTCTGCTGCTCGGTGCGGCCGGCGATCAGCGTGACGTCCCAGCCGTCCAGCACGCCCCGGGAGCGCAGGATGTGCAGGAGTTGGTCACGCTCGTCGGCCCGGCGGTGCCCGACGTAGGCGATCTGCTGTCGCCGTGGCCAGGGCCCGGGAGTGAACACCTGCGGATCCACGACGTTTCGGGTGAGGTGCACCGGGATGCCGGGGAAGGCGTACCGGAGCAGGTCCACGTTGTCGTCGGAGACGGCCAGCAGCGCTGTCATCGCGGGCAGGTCGGCGTACGGTGCGCCCGGGCCGGTCTCGGCGTACGGGATGTGGTCGAAGGTGTCGTAGGCGCGTTGGTTGAGCACGACGATTCGTGGCCCGGCGGGGGCGGCGGCCAGTCCGGGGCCGTACCACTCGGGGACCACCAGGATGTCGCGTGGGCCGAGGACGGCGTCGGTGGCCCCGACGACCGGGGTCTGGTTGGCGAACCAGGTGCAGCGAAACGCCGGATCCTTGTGCAGTACGTGGGCCCGGACGCCCATCTCGTTGAGCAGGTCGACGTGTCGGTAGATGACGCGTACGCCGCCGCTGGGTCGGGGGTTGTCCGGGGCGAGGTAGTAGACCGCCGGCGTCGTGGCCTGGGCGGTCGTCGTCTGATAGGCGGGGATCTGCCGGCGCTGGATCTCTGCGGCGGTGAGCCGGGACCGTACGAAGCCCTTGGCCTGGCCGGCGAGACGGTTGATCACGGGAAAGCTCCGCACGGCGAGGGGTGACATGTACCGCAGGGATCGTACCTGGCCTGGCCAAGGCGGCTTCGACTACTGTCGGTTGCCGGACATCGACTCGGGGAACACGTACTGTAGTGGACAAATCGGACGGTCGTCGACGTGGGGCCGCTGTTAGCATCGGTTGCTGCGCCCCGTGTTTGTCTGACTACTGACGGTTTGAGAGAGGTGTCCGTGTCTGTGCCCCAGGCTGCCGCTGCCGGAACCCGACGGCCCGCCCGCCGGCTGGCGCTGATCGCCCTGCTCCTGGTGATCGGTCTGCTCGTCGTCGCCGGCGCCATCCGGCTGATCGGCCAGGTGACCGGCGGGTCGGCCGCCGCACGGATCGCGCCCGGCACCGTCGCCACCGCCGGAGGCACCGGGGTCAGCCTGCGCCCGGTCGACGGCGGCGCCGACTTCTACTCCCGGTTCTCGCCGTCGCTGCCGGCCGACCCCGGGTTCTTCCCGATCGGGGTCTGGCTGGAGAGCGTCACCGATCCGGCGGACACCGTCAAGGACAAGGAGATCGGGCTCAACACGTACCTCGAAATGACCGGCACCACCAACCTCGACCTGGTCCGCGCCGCCGGGATGTACACGATCACCAGCCCGATCGGCGAACACGGCGAGGAGACCGGTGGCTGGCTGATCTCCGACGAAGCGGACATGTGGGCCGGGCCCGGCGACGACCCGTGGACCGGCAACTTCCCCGGCCAGGGTGACATCTGCCAGCCGGCGGACGGCCAGTGCGGGTACACCGTGCAGCAGGACATCCTGCAGCGGCTGCCGGACGACCAGCGGCTGCGGATGGCCAACTACGGCAAGGGCATCGCCTTCTGGCAGAGCGACGAGCAGGCGGCCCGGTTCGTCAACGAGTTCGCCGACGTGGTCTCGGTCGACACCTACTGGTTCACCGACCGCGGCATCTGCGGACACAGCGAAGGTGGCCGGTTCTTCGACCCGGACCAGCTGACCATGGTGGACGGCGCCGAACGGCTCCCCGCCGAGCTCTGCCACCGGGCGGCGAACTACGGCCGCACCATCGACCGGGTGCGGGCCCTGGTCTCGCCGGCCGGCAGCAAACCGGTCTGGAGCTTCGTCGAGGTCGGCCGGCCGTTCAACGAGGAGCAGTACCCGACGATCAAACCGGAGGAGGTCGTCGCGGCGGTCTGGAGCAGCCTGATCCACGGTGCCCGCGGCATCGTCTACTTCAACCACAGCTTCAGCGGCCCGTGCCTGACCCAGCACGCGCTACGGGAACCCTGCTACGCCCCGGTCCGGGCCGCCGTCGCGGACGTCAACGAACGGATCACCCGGCTCGCCCCGGTGCTCAACGCGCCGTACGCCGACGGAGTCGCCACCGTCTCCGCCGGGGTGGACCTCAGCGCCAAGTGGCACGACGGGCACTTCTACCTGATCGCCGGATCCGCCGGCGGCAGCGTCGCCGAGGCGACGTTCGCCGTGCCGTGCGTCGGCGACGCCCGGATCACCGTGCTCGACGAGGAACGCACCCTGTCGGCCGACGGCGGGACCTTCACCGACTCGTTCATCGACGGCAACGCCGTGCACGTCTACCGGATCGACGGCGGGTCCAGCTGCGGCGCCTACTGACCGGACTCGGCCAGTGCCGCCAGCGCCGCCCGGCGCACCGGGAACGGAGTCCGTGACTTCGCCGAGACCATCACCGCGACGTCGTCGCCCCGCAGCCCACCGAGGAAACGGGTGATCGACGCCTCGTCGAGTGGTGTCTCGTCCCAGTAGGCGTGGCAGCGGCTGTCCGTGGCGGTGAAGGCCTGCGCGGCGGGACCACCGAGCACCTCGTCGACGAAGACGCCGTACAGCGTCCACTCGGAGAAGTGCAGCTGCGACCCGACAGCGTCCACCCACCGCTGGCCGGTGACCGACTCGATCCGTTGCAGCAGGGCCCGGACGACGGCCGGATCCCAGGCCAACAGCGACGAGACGTAGTCGGTGTACGGCGGGGGCGCCGCCGGCACGCCGAGCAACGTACGGGCCACCTCGTGCCACCGGACGTGTCGGGGCAGCCGCTGGTCGATCTCGGCGGGCTGGCGGTAGAAACGCACCACGCCGTCGCGGCGGAACGTCGCCGCGGAGAACGGCCGGACGAACTCGATGTCCGAGTCGACCAGGACCACCACGTCTGCCGGGATCCGCGCGGTCGCCGCCAGCTTGATCACCTGCTGGAGAATCCACCCCCGCAGCGGCGGAAACGGCCGTCGCAGGTTCACCGAGTACTTCGTGCCCGGCAGCGGGCGCACCGATCGGGGCAGGAACTCGGCCTCGTCGTGCAGCACCGTCCGTTCCCCACGCAGCTCGCCGAAGCGGGGCAGGTCAGCCCGGGGCACGATGATGTGATGGCGTACCGAAGCGGGGGAGTACGCCAGGACGGAGCGGTGCAGCGCCGCGCACAATTCGAAGTCCGGGCCGAAGCTCGGGGTGACCACGGCAAGCTCAGTCAAGGTGCCCTCCAGGGCGGGAACGTCGACACGGAATCGGAACAGGGCAGCCGGCCAGCGGCATCATCGGACCACCACGGGTGACCAGGCGTCGTGCACCAGAACCTGCGGTGCGCCGGAGCCGTCCGCCGGCACCCGCCACACGTCGCTGGTCGCCGCCCCGTTGTCGGCGATGCGGGGCAGCCCGTAGACGACCTGACCGTCGTCGAGCCACTCGACCTGGTCGTCGACGCTGCGGGTCTCGGCCAGCAGCGTCTCGGTGCCGGTCGCCAGGTCGTACACGGCGAGCCGCCACCGCCCGGGCGGCAGGTCGCCACGTTTCTTGAACACCACCCGGGTCCGGTCCGGCGACAGCGACGGGCACTCGGCGTCTTCGCGCAGCGCGTCGACCCGGCCGGCAGCGATGCTCCCTTCGACCAGCCAGGTCCGGCCACCGGAGGCGGCGGTGGCGTAGAACCGGTCGTCGTCGGCGAAGGTCACCCCCCACAGGTTCTTGTCGATCGCGGTGACCAGCCGGCCGTCGACGTAGAAGGGGAACTCCTCGATGTCGCCGATCACCTCGCCGCCGGTCCGGCTGATCACCGTACGGGTGGAGAACTCACCCGGATTGGCGTAGGAGTCGCCGGAGACGAACGAGGTGGTGGCGGCGAGTGTCCCGTCGCGCGACAGTCGGGCCCGCGACGGGATCCCGGTCAACGGCAGGTCCAGCTTCGGGGCGAACCCGGCGTCCAGCAGTTGTGCCCGGTAGACGGTGAGCAGGCCGCGCTCGGCGGACAGACAGATGGTTTGCGCCCGGGTCGCGTACACCCGCTCACAGGACGCGTCGGTCAGCACCCGGGGCCCGTCCGGATCGGACAGCGGCGTCATCGCCACCTTGCCGTAGCCGGTGCCGAGCGCGGTGGAGCGGAACATCAGATGCGGCGCGGCGCGGACCGCCGCCGGGTCGTCGCGCACCGGCACCGGGCTCGCGGCGGCCTGCACCTGGGCCTGCGACTGGCGTACCTGCCACACATAGCCGCCGGCACCGAACGCCGACAACAATACGACGGCGACCAGGACGATCAGCCGGGCCCGTAGTCCCATCAGGACTCACCGTCCGCGCGGCCGTCCGGCGTGGCGGCGGCCGGAACGTCCACGGCCGGTTCGGCGTCCACCCGGCGCAGCAGCCACCAGGCGATCGGGATGCCGGCGGTCAACGCGCCGGCGAAGACCAGCACCGCCGTCGCCGACCCGGCGACACTCCACAGCAGACCGAAGGCGACCGACGACACGAACCTGGACAGCACCACCATCGTCTGCGCGGCGGCGATGCCGCTGCCCCGGGCACCCGCCGGCACCAGCTTGGCGACCAGCGCGGGCAGCACCCCGTCGGTCGCGGCGTAGAAGACACCGAGCAGCAACAGCACCGAGACGGTCAGCCCGAGGCCGCCGCCGGGCGCGGCGGCCAGCAGGTAGCAGGCGAGCAGCGCGCCGTGCCCGGCCACCATCACCCTGGCCCGGCCCACCCGGTCGGCCAACCGGCCCATCGGCACCGCCAGCAGCAGGTACGCCACGTTGGTGCCGACGAACAGCAGTGGAAAGTACAGCGCGGCGAAGTCGTCGCGGTCCTGCAACGTCAGGTAGAGGAACCCGTCGCCGACGGTCACCAGACCGAGCAGGCCGGCGGCGAGCAGCGGCCGGCGCAGCCGGGCCCCGGTCACCTCGGCGACCATCCGCCGTACGCCGAGCCGGGCCGCACCGACCGCCGTCGGCAGGTTCGGCACGAACAGCACCAGCACCGCCACGCCGACCAGCGCGAACGCGAAGGACACCAGGAAGACCGAGTCGTAACTGCCCGGGACCGCGGCCAACAGGGCGAACGCGACCAGCGGGCCGAGCGCGGCACCGAAGGTGTCCAGCGCCCGGTGCACCCCGAACGCCCGGCCCAGCATCGCCGGATCCGACGACGCGGCGATCAACGCGTCCCGGGGGGCGGTCCGCAGCCCTTTACCGAGCCGGTCGGTGGTGATCACCGCCGTGATCGCGGCGAAGCCCTGGGCCGGCAGCATCGCGATCCGGCTCAGCGCCGACGCACCGTAGCCGACCACCGCCACCCACTTGGGCCGCCCGCCCCGGTCCCCGGCGTACCCGCCGGCGATCCGGACCAGGGCGCTGACCCCCTGGTAGATGCCGTCGAGGAAGCCGTACGCCACCGGGCTGAGCCCGACCACCGCCGTCAGGTACAGCGGCAGCACCGAGGCGACCATCTCCGAGGAGACGTCGGTGAGCAGGCTGACCGTGCCGAGCAGCAGCACGGTGCTGGAGACCCGGCGGCCGACCGTCCGACCCGGGGTGTCCGAGCCGGGCCGGTCGCGCAGGGTGACGTACACCGGTCGACCCGCTCAGCCCGCCAGCGCGGCGGCCAGCGCTTCGACGACCCGGTCCTGCCGCGCGGCGGTCAGCTGCGGGTAGATCGGCAGCGACAGCAACTCCGGCGCGGTCGACTCGGCGTGCGGGAACGCTCCGGCCGGGTAGCCGAGATCGGCGAAGGCGGGGGTCAGGTGCACCGGCACCGGGTAGTGGATCGCAGCACCGACGCCGGCCGCGTTCAACGAGGCCAGCACCGCGTCGCGGCGCACGGCCCCGCCCGGCACCCGTACGCAGTAGATGTGCCACACGTGTTCGTTGCCGGCCAGCGTCACCGGGCGGACCACGTCCAGCCCGGCCAGCAGCTCGTCGTAGCGGGCGGCGATCGCCCGGCGCCGGGCGTTCCAGTCGGCCAGCCGGGCCAGTTTGGCGCGCAGCACCACCGCCTGCAGCCCGTCGAGCCGGCTGTTCATCCCGACCACCTCGTGCACGTACTTGCGGACGCTGCCGTGTGCCGACATCCGCCGGATGTCGGCGGCCAGCTGCCCGTCGGCGGTGACCACCGCACCGGCGTCGCCGTACGCGCCGAGGTTCTTGCCCGGGTAGAAGCTGGTCGCGGCGATTCCGTCGGCCCCGGCCCCGGCACCGTGCCGGGTGGCACCCTGGCACTGCGCGGCGTCCTCGACGATCGCGATCTCCCGCCCGGCCAACCCGGCGCGCAGCAGCGGCACATCGGCGAGCTGGCCGTAGAGGTGCACCGGGGCGATCGCCCGGGTGGCCGGGGTGATCGCGGCCAGCGCCGCTTCCACGTCGATCAGGTACGTCGCCGGGTCGCAGTCGACCAGCACCACCCGGGCGCCGGCCCGGGCGACCGCCTCGGCGGTGGCGATGAACGTGTTGGCCGGCAGGATCACCTCGCTGCCCGGGCCCACTCCTACCGCCCGCATGGCCAGCTCCAGCGCGTCGGTGCCGTTGGCCACCCCGACGCAGTGCGGCACCCCGCTGAACGCGGCGTACTCGGCCTCGAAGGCGGCCACCTCGGCCCCGCCGATGAACGCCGTGTCGGCGATGACCCGCTTGAATCCGGCGTCGACCTCCTCGGCCACCTCGGCGTGGGCGGCGGCCAGGTCGACCAGGGGGATGCTGCTCACGCGTGACTCCTCAACTGCGACTCGATGTGCGCTTCGACGGTGGGTTCCACCTGCGGTTCGACCGGGTGATCGACCGGGCGCAGGAAACGGGCCGGACTGCCGACCCACACCTGCCCGGCGGGCACGTCCCGCAGCACCACCGAGCCCATGCCCAGCTGCGACCAGGCACCGACGGTGACGCCCTCGCGTAGCAGCGTGCCGGCCCCGACGTAGACGCCTTCGCCGATCACCACCCCGCCGCCGAGACGCACCCCGGAGGCGATGGTGGCGTACGGTTCGACGACGTCGTCGTGGGTCAGCACCACCTGCGGCATGACCGCGACGTGCGCGCCGACGGCCACCTCGGCGGTCAGATCCACCCCGGCCAGCAGGACGCTGCCCGGCCCGACGGTGCAGCCGGCGCCGACCCGGGCCGCCGGGTGCACGATGGTGGCGTACCGCTGCGGTGGCAGGGCGAACCGGCGGACCAGCCGCTGCCGGGACCGGTAGTTGTGCGGATTGCCGACGCAGACCACCACGGCCGCGTCGGGCAGCCGGTCGATCAGGTCGGTGCCGCCGAGCACCGGTACGCCGACCCGCCGGGTGCCGTGCAGCGTCGGGT
This window harbors:
- a CDS encoding glycosyltransferase family 4 protein, translated to MRILTCLHTMEIGGSQINAIEIAATVAALGHEVIIYGPDGELRAMVEQWGLEFVEAPPKGEAPSPRNVASIADVVRRRAIDLVHAYEWAPTLEAAYGAYLRQGVPLVVTVLSMEVPAWVPRHLPLIVGTEQLATEQRPHRAEVHVIEPPIDTSANAPVTDPAPARRSLGLADDEIAIVSVSRLVPELKLEGLLAATRAMAQLDPALRMRLLIVGDGESRAEIQQTADKTNAGLGFDAVRLTGAMLDPRDAYAAADIVIGMGSSALRAMAFGKPVVVQGEQGFWLPLTPQTLPVFLDQGFYGLGDGSDGTDRVAAALSELGAAEPRHRAELGEFGRRTVVDRFSLAAAGRRQADIYHQAMDRRLNLPRRAGALAHPTAHLLNFKAHLARQRFTAGRTPAGTGNDS
- a CDS encoding lipopolysaccharide biosynthesis protein yields the protein MTADPTAPAPLGGRVKRALAWSTLNSIALRFGSLGVGILLARLLAPEEFGVFAVALTVQTIVISLADLGMSADIIRHGVQGRAGTVTTISSVAGVLLASGMFLAAWPVAAAMGSPQATPVVQVMSLTLVLSGLSVVPYAVMQREFRQRAQLGLDGASLVLSTVVTVGLVLLGMGAMALAISRVLAQSMVTVLQFLLTRSRPTFGFDPAVARSLLRFGVPLAGANVLSWVVMNVGHLTVGATAGAVMLGLYTLAFNISTWPMSALGVAIRAVALPAFATVTDPRRKAAGFVSAAALTWSLALLVGVLLSGLASVVVPLLYGQRWSMAADALAGLAFFGAFRVLFDLVATFLIAVGASRALFVAQVVWLAALFPAVILGVRWYGLAGAGVGHALVCALIILPMYAIALRRHGVRLRSLTGALVLPLVVAAPAVVLGLFVVRSLPGALWQLLGGGAVMTVAFVGPLLPWLRRRLRELKDAGQTADEPVAPAGAPAPTGAAPTTVSEPAGSADPAGPPTPLVTATRA
- a CDS encoding glycosyltransferase family 2 protein, producing the protein MQSRRPLLPRTRVPAPAPAGVAARTPRVSVITPAYNYGHFLPETVGSALGQQGVEVELIVVDDRSTDDTPQVLAELGRDEPRLVVVRNETNHGPCDAFNDGLALATGEFIVRLDADDLLTPGSLARSVQLFDRFPEVGLVYGHPVHFHGAVPTDFRPDVSAWTIWSGEDWIAERCRLGVNCITTPEAVVRASIYQEIGTWDNRMRLACDLGAWLRVAAVADVGRVDGADQAWHREHQSSISITDGGRRVDLTERRIAFDALFEGPGGKLSRAAELHDSARRALATEALESACHAYDRGLTGHEPVDWYVEFAQETYPRARQLPQWRGLLRRQRVGARLAPLVPGFAASVVRRRLRNDARHRTWTRHGV
- a CDS encoding glycosyltransferase; this encodes MINRLAGQAKGFVRSRLTAAEIQRRQIPAYQTTTAQATTPAVYYLAPDNPRPSGGVRVIYRHVDLLNEMGVRAHVLHKDPAFRCTWFANQTPVVGATDAVLGPRDILVVPEWYGPGLAAAPAGPRIVVLNQRAYDTFDHIPYAETGPGAPYADLPAMTALLAVSDDNVDLLRYAFPGIPVHLTRNVVDPQVFTPGPWPRRQQIAYVGHRRADERDQLLHILRSRGVLDGWDVTLIAGRTEQQTAEIMRGCAIFLSFSDREGFGMPPAEAMAAGAYVVGYPGLAGREFFDPTHCSPVPDGDLLGYARAVEDACTTWLTEPAALAKRAGVASEAIRRRYTVAGLRDDLAAFYPPLLAAG
- a CDS encoding DUF6492 family protein; amino-acid sequence: MTELAVVTPSFGPDFELCAALHRSVLAYSPASVRHHIIVPRADLPRFGELRGERTVLHDEAEFLPRSVRPLPGTKYSVNLRRPFPPLRGWILQQVIKLAATARIPADVVVLVDSDIEFVRPFSAATFRRDGVVRFYRQPAEIDQRLPRHVRWHEVARTLLGVPAAPPPYTDYVSSLLAWDPAVVRALLQRIESVTGQRWVDAVGSQLHFSEWTLYGVFVDEVLGGPAAQAFTATDSRCHAYWDETPLDEASITRFLGGLRGDDVAVMVSAKSRTPFPVRRAALAALAESGQ
- a CDS encoding MFS transporter, coding for MYVTLRDRPGSDTPGRTVGRRVSSTVLLLGTVSLLTDVSSEMVASVLPLYLTAVVGLSPVAYGFLDGIYQGVSALVRIAGGYAGDRGGRPKWVAVVGYGASALSRIAMLPAQGFAAITAVITTDRLGKGLRTAPRDALIAASSDPAMLGRAFGVHRALDTFGAALGPLVAFALLAAVPGSYDSVFLVSFAFALVGVAVLVLFVPNLPTAVGAARLGVRRMVAEVTGARLRRPLLAAGLLGLVTVGDGFLYLTLQDRDDFAALYFPLLFVGTNVAYLLLAVPMGRLADRVGRARVMVAGHGALLACYLLAAAPGGGLGLTVSVLLLLGVFYAATDGVLPALVAKLVPAGARGSGIAAAQTMVVLSRFVSSVAFGLLWSVAGSATAVLVFAGALTAGIPIAWWLLRRVDAEPAVDVPAAATPDGRADGES
- a CDS encoding DegT/DnrJ/EryC1/StrS family aminotransferase; translation: MSSIPLVDLAAAHAEVAEEVDAGFKRVIADTAFIGGAEVAAFEAEYAAFSGVPHCVGVANGTDALELAMRAVGVGPGSEVILPANTFIATAEAVARAGARVVLVDCDPATYLIDVEAALAAITPATRAIAPVHLYGQLADVPLLRAGLAGREIAIVEDAAQCQGATRHGAGAGADGIAATSFYPGKNLGAYGDAGAVVTADGQLAADIRRMSAHGSVRKYVHEVVGMNSRLDGLQAVVLRAKLARLADWNARRRAIAARYDELLAGLDVVRPVTLAGNEHVWHIYCVRVPGGAVRRDAVLASLNAAGVGAAIHYPVPVHLTPAFADLGYPAGAFPHAESTAPELLSLPIYPQLTAARQDRVVEALAAALAG
- a CDS encoding NeuD/PglB/VioB family sugar acetyltransferase; the encoded protein is MRDLLIVGAGGFARETAAAIVAVNAAAPTWRLLGFLDDDPTLHGTRRVGVPVLGGTDLIDRLPDAAVVVCVGNPHNYRSRQRLVRRFALPPQRYATIVHPAARVGAGCTVGPGSVLLAGVDLTAEVAVGAHVAVMPQVVLTHDDVVEPYATIASGVRLGGGVVIGEGVYVGAGTLLREGVTVGAWSQLGMGSVVLRDVPAGQVWVGSPARFLRPVDHPVEPQVEPTVEAHIESQLRSHA